A region from the uncultured Sunxiuqinia sp. genome encodes:
- a CDS encoding peptidylprolyl isomerase — translation MKLASILVSLLFFFSCQQKKNLVVNIETELGSILIELYSDKAPVTVKKFLRLVDDGVYENSSFYRVVRLDNQPENPIKIEVIQGGLRDDQLIEMHEPIVHETTDETGIKHLDGTFSMARLEPGTASTEFFICVGDQPDLDYGGKRNPEGQGFSAFGRVIEGMNVVRKIQAGAATAQTLDKSLIIKYIKRN, via the coding sequence ATGAAGTTAGCTTCCATTCTGGTTAGTCTGTTGTTCTTCTTTTCTTGTCAGCAAAAGAAGAACCTGGTTGTCAATATAGAAACTGAACTTGGTTCGATCTTGATAGAGCTCTATTCTGACAAGGCGCCCGTAACAGTTAAAAAATTCTTGAGGTTGGTTGATGATGGCGTGTATGAGAATTCTTCTTTTTATCGGGTGGTGCGATTAGATAATCAACCTGAAAATCCGATTAAAATTGAAGTGATTCAGGGCGGTTTGAGAGATGATCAGTTAATTGAAATGCACGAGCCAATTGTTCATGAAACAACTGATGAGACCGGCATCAAACATTTGGATGGAACTTTTTCAATGGCCAGGCTTGAACCGGGAACAGCATCGACTGAATTTTTCATTTGCGTGGGAGATCAGCCGGATTTAGATTATGGCGGAAAGCGGAATCCTGAAGGACAGGGGTTTTCTGCTTTTGGGCGGGTGATTGAAGGAATGAATGTGGTTCGAAAAATTCAAGCGGGAGCAGCTACCGCACAGACGCTCGATAAATCGTTGATTATAAAATATATAAAAAGGAACTAA
- a CDS encoding SusD/RagB family nutrient-binding outer membrane lipoprotein, with amino-acid sequence MKILKYFLILSVIFSASCSDYLDINKDPNSSDAINPEYLFNYGVIAFSANRNGGDGSIPLGFGSQIWATGWSEGWGTGSEDTYEFSVYTLNNTWSAVYVNTGKNLNQAIQIAENSVPKQSNAKAQCMIMQAYNFYQGTTLFGDMPFTEALKLDISEPKFDTQKDVLEGIIKMLDDAIDEVDLNSSLKIDDYFYGGDMERWIKAAKSLKFRTLMLMVDADNTKEAAIKTMLIDGGMISSTEDEMIFPFIDKTGNKHPMRAIREKYYGPSGIEDMFPGKSLVDIMNLHSDPRRPVYFRFGYTNEEETTLETNYIGCEATVDRIKNEPGATSFFNGDVIWAGDKGDEIFTYSEQLLLEAEAQIRFNNDLSKGRELFEDALEASCTRWGITTDLTEFKKTYPEFTSTSVALKAIYEEFWVDQMVRPGEAWTNWRRSGTIGNEIPALSAPENAKEGGAGIENMFRRYTTPPDVSSANPNAPEDVQFYDRLWFDK; translated from the coding sequence ATGAAAATTCTAAAATATTTTTTAATCCTTTCGGTAATCTTTTCTGCTTCATGCAGTGATTACTTGGATATCAACAAAGATCCCAATAGCAGCGATGCTATAAACCCCGAGTATCTCTTCAATTATGGAGTCATTGCTTTCTCTGCAAATAGAAATGGTGGTGATGGATCAATCCCCTTGGGATTTGGATCTCAGATATGGGCTACAGGCTGGTCCGAAGGCTGGGGAACTGGATCGGAAGACACCTATGAATTTAGTGTATACACACTAAACAACACATGGTCTGCTGTTTATGTAAATACAGGGAAAAACCTAAATCAAGCAATTCAAATTGCCGAAAACTCTGTTCCCAAGCAATCTAATGCTAAAGCTCAGTGCATGATCATGCAAGCATACAACTTTTATCAAGGAACTACTCTATTTGGAGACATGCCCTTCACTGAAGCCTTAAAGCTTGACATCAGTGAACCAAAATTTGACACTCAAAAGGACGTTCTAGAAGGGATCATCAAAATGTTAGATGATGCAATTGACGAAGTTGACCTTAACTCTTCTCTCAAAATTGATGATTATTTTTATGGTGGAGATATGGAAAGATGGATCAAAGCAGCTAAATCATTAAAATTCAGAACACTCATGCTAATGGTAGATGCTGATAACACAAAAGAAGCTGCTATCAAAACAATGCTGATTGATGGAGGAATGATATCTAGTACTGAAGATGAAATGATTTTCCCATTTATTGATAAAACAGGGAACAAACATCCAATGCGAGCTATTAGAGAAAAATACTATGGCCCATCGGGTATCGAGGATATGTTTCCAGGAAAAAGTCTGGTAGATATCATGAATTTGCATAGTGACCCAAGGAGACCTGTCTATTTTAGATTTGGGTATACGAATGAAGAAGAGACAACCCTTGAGACAAATTACATCGGCTGCGAAGCAACTGTTGACCGGATCAAGAATGAGCCCGGAGCAACCTCTTTCTTTAATGGAGACGTAATTTGGGCTGGTGATAAAGGAGATGAAATTTTCACTTATTCAGAACAACTATTACTTGAAGCTGAGGCTCAGATACGTTTCAATAACGACCTATCTAAAGGACGTGAACTATTTGAAGATGCTCTTGAGGCCTCTTGCACCCGCTGGGGGATAACAACAGACTTAACTGAGTTTAAGAAAACTTATCCTGAGTTCACCTCAACTTCGGTTGCTTTAAAAGCAATCTATGAGGAATTCTGGGTTGATCAAATGGTTAGACCCGGAGAGGCTTGGACTAACTGGAGACGTTCTGGAACTATCGGAAATGAGATTCCTGCATTGTCGGCTCCAGAAAATGCAAAAGAAGGAGGAGCAGGAATCGAAAACATGTTCAGAAGATACACTACACCTCCAGATGTTTCTTCGGCAAACCCGAATGCACCAGAGGATGTACAATTCTACGATCGTCTTTGGTTTGACAAATAA
- a CDS encoding SusC/RagA family TonB-linked outer membrane protein has product MKRIALLLAIFAIGLQSLWAQTREITGTVTSAEDGSTIPGVSVSVKGTTLGTITNLDGQYTLKVPQDANTLVFSFVGMQTQEATIQGTKVDAELESDVVGINEVVVTAIGIQRSKKALGYATSTVKNEELVSAREANVVNSLAGRVSGVRVTQQSGTLGGSSKIIIRGANSLGGNNQPLFVVDGVPISNSGYNGTRNQIIAGGVDAGNRASDINPDDVESMTVLKGAAASALYGARAKDGAIIITTKKGKKNQDLTVTINSSIRLDNVLKLPDFQNEYAQGNQGEYDKDRSNGWGPKISDVTGQTFTNFLGNDVTLQAYPDNVKNFYETGVSYINSVGFAGGSDLTDYRLGVTNYDQTGVTPDSKLKKYIIAYNGGTKINDKIEVRSSINFINSKTSGKPAQGSNDPNVLTNIINGLPRTISNSILRNNVTDADGLPYEVVKNTNNPYWVTQNNVWENELNRVYGNFSIDYNILDWLKLTARVGNDYFHEWRRHVTAMNTITAATGRFNVRNITRNQLNTDIMLTLNKKLSDDFDLTAVLGHNTNERFSRLDYITANDLIASNVYVPQNAKSVATNTETFKQRLIGAYFNATLGYKNMLYIDVTGRNDWSSTLPKQNNSYFYPSVSGSFIFTEVIPKNDILTYGKIRLNWANVGSDANPYSLDFTYSPKDTYFLQYLGYEGTLPHGSRAGYEAPNTIPPGDLLKPQNVVSYEVGTELKFFKSRIGLDFSYYKTNTTDQIISIAVAKSTGFWYKYVNAGEIQNEGIELALSGTAIKSTNFSWDINVNFSKNKNTVVELAEELKNYALTSGWSGLAIKAAPKESFGLYGAAWERDSEGNIVYDASNGRRKVIQDQRLGDIYPDWTMGISNSFSYKNFNLSCLVDIRQGGVIYSETVGSLRLSGLAKETLEHREGTFVPEGVNKNSDGTYTPNTKAVTIQDYWEDVAKTSNTEGNIFDASYVKLREVTLSYKLPKSILDNTFISSASIGVEGRNLWIIKDHVPHIDPEVNFFGSSLTGEGVEFQSVPSTRSIGFNVKLSF; this is encoded by the coding sequence ATGAAAAGAATCGCATTATTACTTGCAATTTTTGCAATTGGTTTGCAGTCGCTTTGGGCTCAAACCAGGGAAATTACAGGTACGGTAACTTCCGCGGAAGATGGAAGTACCATTCCTGGAGTTTCTGTATCGGTAAAAGGTACCACGCTTGGTACAATTACGAATCTTGATGGGCAATATACTTTGAAAGTCCCACAAGATGCCAATACATTGGTTTTTTCGTTTGTTGGTATGCAAACTCAAGAAGCTACCATTCAAGGAACAAAAGTTGATGCAGAATTGGAATCAGATGTCGTTGGAATCAACGAAGTTGTAGTAACAGCAATCGGAATCCAAAGGTCAAAAAAGGCATTAGGTTACGCTACATCCACGGTGAAAAACGAAGAATTGGTGAGCGCTCGTGAAGCAAACGTTGTGAATTCGCTTGCAGGAAGAGTCTCAGGAGTTCGCGTCACACAACAATCTGGCACACTAGGTGGCTCCTCAAAAATAATTATTCGAGGAGCAAATTCACTGGGAGGAAACAACCAACCACTTTTTGTTGTTGACGGGGTTCCTATCTCAAACTCTGGCTATAATGGCACTAGAAACCAAATTATCGCCGGAGGTGTTGATGCGGGTAATAGGGCATCTGATATCAACCCTGACGATGTTGAATCAATGACTGTATTAAAAGGGGCTGCTGCTTCTGCATTATACGGAGCTAGAGCTAAAGATGGTGCTATTATTATAACCACAAAAAAAGGGAAAAAGAATCAAGATCTGACAGTCACAATCAATTCCTCGATTAGGCTAGATAATGTTTTAAAGCTTCCTGATTTTCAAAATGAATATGCTCAAGGAAATCAAGGAGAATATGACAAGGACAGATCCAATGGATGGGGTCCAAAAATTAGTGACGTCACAGGGCAAACATTTACCAATTTTCTAGGAAATGATGTCACTCTCCAAGCGTATCCAGATAATGTTAAAAATTTCTATGAAACTGGAGTCTCATACATCAATAGTGTCGGATTCGCTGGCGGAAGTGATTTAACTGATTATCGACTTGGTGTAACAAACTATGACCAGACTGGAGTCACACCCGATTCTAAGCTAAAAAAGTATATTATTGCTTATAACGGCGGAACCAAAATAAATGATAAAATAGAGGTTCGCTCTTCGATTAATTTCATTAATTCTAAAACTTCGGGGAAACCCGCTCAAGGATCCAACGACCCGAACGTATTAACTAATATAATAAACGGCTTACCAAGAACGATCAGCAATAGCATTTTAAGAAATAATGTTACTGATGCTGATGGACTCCCTTACGAAGTTGTAAAAAATACAAATAACCCGTATTGGGTAACACAAAATAACGTCTGGGAAAACGAGCTGAATAGAGTATATGGTAATTTTAGTATTGACTATAACATTCTGGACTGGCTAAAACTCACAGCTCGTGTTGGTAATGATTATTTTCATGAATGGAGACGACATGTTACTGCAATGAACACGATCACTGCTGCTACCGGACGTTTTAACGTCCGAAATATCACTCGAAATCAATTAAACACTGACATCATGCTTACTCTAAATAAAAAATTGTCAGATGATTTCGACCTAACAGCAGTTTTAGGGCACAATACAAACGAACGCTTTTCTAGATTAGACTACATCACTGCAAACGACCTTATTGCTTCGAATGTTTATGTTCCTCAAAATGCTAAATCAGTTGCAACAAACACAGAAACATTTAAACAACGTCTCATTGGTGCTTATTTTAATGCAACGCTAGGCTATAAAAACATGCTTTACATAGATGTAACAGGAAGAAATGACTGGTCTTCAACTTTGCCAAAGCAAAACAACTCGTACTTCTATCCATCTGTAAGTGGCAGTTTCATTTTTACAGAGGTTATTCCCAAGAACGACATTCTCACATATGGTAAAATTCGATTGAACTGGGCAAATGTCGGGAGTGATGCAAATCCTTACAGTTTGGATTTCACGTATTCCCCAAAAGACACTTATTTCCTTCAGTATTTAGGCTATGAAGGTACACTTCCTCACGGAAGCAGAGCTGGATATGAAGCTCCAAATACAATCCCCCCTGGTGACCTACTTAAACCTCAAAACGTTGTCTCTTATGAAGTTGGAACAGAATTGAAATTCTTCAAGAGCAGAATTGGACTTGATTTTAGTTACTATAAAACAAATACAACGGATCAAATTATTTCGATTGCTGTTGCTAAATCTACTGGGTTTTGGTATAAATATGTTAATGCTGGTGAGATACAGAATGAAGGAATTGAGCTAGCTTTATCAGGAACCGCTATAAAATCAACAAATTTCTCTTGGGATATAAATGTAAACTTCTCGAAAAACAAAAACACTGTTGTAGAACTTGCCGAAGAATTGAAAAACTACGCTCTTACTAGTGGATGGAGTGGACTTGCAATAAAAGCGGCTCCAAAAGAGTCTTTTGGCCTTTACGGTGCGGCTTGGGAACGAGATTCAGAGGGAAATATCGTATATGACGCAAGCAATGGACGCAGAAAAGTTATTCAAGATCAGCGATTAGGTGATATTTACCCCGACTGGACAATGGGAATAAGTAATTCTTTTAGCTATAAAAACTTCAACTTAAGTTGCTTAGTAGACATCCGTCAAGGTGGGGTAATATACTCTGAAACAGTTGGTTCATTAAGGCTTAGTGGATTGGCAAAAGAAACCCTTGAGCACAGAGAAGGAACTTTTGTGCCTGAAGGAGTAAATAAAAATTCGGACGGAACTTATACTCCGAACACAAAAGCTGTCACAATACAAGACTACTGGGAAGATGTTGCAAAAACGAGTAATACTGAAGGAAATATTTTTGATGCCTCTTATGTAAAGCTTAGAGAAGTAACCCTTTCATACAAACTTCCTAAATCTATTCTGGATAATACGTTCATTTCTTCTGCTTCTATTGGAGTTGAAGGACGCAACTTGTGGATAATAAAAGACCATGTTCCCCACATTGATCCTGAAGTTAACTTCTTTGGATCAAGCTTAACAGGAGAAGGAGTAGAGTTTCAAAGCGTACCTTCAACAAGAAGTATCGGTTTCAACGTAAAACTTAGCTTTTAA
- a CDS encoding aspartate-semialdehyde dehydrogenase, whose product MKVAVVGASGAVGQEFLKVLAERNFPLDELVLFGSARSAGKEYEFRGKKLTVKELKHNDDFKDINIALTSAGGSISKDFASTITKHGAIMIDNSSAFRYDDDVPLVVPEVNPEDSKVRPRNIIANPNCSTIQMVVALKPIQNLSKITKVQVATYQAASGAGAQGIAELEEQTRQIANGEEPTIDKFAYQLSMNIIPHIDVFLDNDYTKEEMKMNWETKKIMHTDTEVSATCVRVPVARSHSEAIWLETEEELTVAQVREAFEKFEGLTVIDKPQSNEYPMPLFVAGKDDVYVGRLRKDITNPKGLTFWCVGDQIKKGAALNAVQIAEWLIANGEVN is encoded by the coding sequence ATGAAAGTTGCAGTTGTTGGAGCAAGTGGTGCTGTTGGTCAGGAATTTCTAAAAGTTTTGGCCGAACGTAATTTTCCACTCGATGAGTTAGTTTTATTTGGATCGGCGCGAAGTGCCGGGAAAGAGTATGAATTTAGAGGAAAGAAACTGACTGTTAAGGAACTGAAACATAACGATGATTTCAAGGATATTAATATTGCCCTGACATCAGCCGGCGGATCAATTTCAAAAGATTTTGCTTCAACAATTACAAAGCATGGAGCAATTATGATTGACAATTCCAGCGCCTTTCGTTACGACGATGATGTCCCTTTGGTGGTTCCGGAGGTAAATCCTGAGGATTCAAAAGTTCGCCCGCGAAATATTATTGCCAACCCGAACTGTTCAACAATTCAGATGGTAGTGGCGTTAAAACCGATTCAGAATTTATCGAAAATTACAAAAGTGCAAGTGGCAACTTATCAGGCTGCCAGTGGTGCTGGTGCACAGGGAATTGCAGAGTTGGAAGAGCAAACTCGGCAGATTGCAAATGGAGAAGAGCCTACGATTGATAAATTTGCTTATCAGTTGTCGATGAATATTATTCCTCATATTGATGTGTTTCTGGATAATGACTACACCAAAGAGGAAATGAAAATGAACTGGGAAACCAAAAAGATTATGCATACCGATACCGAGGTTAGTGCTACTTGTGTGCGTGTTCCTGTTGCTCGTTCTCACTCCGAAGCCATCTGGTTAGAAACTGAAGAAGAGTTAACTGTTGCTCAGGTTCGTGAAGCATTCGAAAAATTCGAAGGATTGACTGTCATTGACAAACCTCAGAGTAATGAATATCCAATGCCTTTGTTTGTAGCGGGTAAGGATGATGTTTACGTTGGCCGCTTACGAAAAGACATTACTAATCCGAAAGGGTTAACCTTTTGGTGTGTGGGTGATCAAATTAAAAAAGGTGCGGCGCTAAATGCGGTACAAATTGCCGAGTGGCTGATCGCAAATGGTGAAGTGAACTAG
- a CDS encoding ABC transporter ATP-binding protein encodes MIEISNLIKAYNKEVVLNIQQLTINRGEVFGLVGNNGAGKTTLFNLILDLIVPSKGHVINNQINVQESEDWKSFTGAFIDESFTIGYLTPDEYFGFIAELRELNQADMDKHLDRYEDFFNGELRGKKKFIRDLSKGNQKKVGIAAAMMGNPEVVILDEPFANLDPGSQYKLRHLIKEQAAEMGTTFLVSGHTLDNIIDVCSRLVILEKGKIVKDVPKTETTLSEIEDFFAGVKEEVGVEL; translated from the coding sequence ATGATAGAAATTAGCAACCTGATAAAAGCATACAATAAAGAAGTTGTTCTGAACATTCAGCAGCTGACGATAAACCGTGGAGAAGTATTTGGTTTAGTGGGCAATAATGGAGCCGGAAAAACCACTTTATTTAACCTCATTCTCGACCTGATTGTACCGAGTAAGGGACACGTAATTAACAACCAAATCAACGTTCAGGAATCCGAAGATTGGAAATCATTCACCGGGGCATTTATTGATGAAAGTTTTACCATTGGATACCTCACGCCCGACGAATATTTTGGTTTTATTGCAGAACTTCGTGAACTGAACCAAGCCGACATGGATAAGCATTTGGATCGCTATGAAGATTTTTTCAATGGAGAATTACGTGGTAAAAAGAAATTTATTCGGGATCTGTCGAAAGGAAATCAAAAAAAAGTCGGTATTGCTGCGGCAATGATGGGTAATCCAGAAGTCGTTATTTTAGACGAACCGTTTGCAAACCTCGACCCCGGGTCTCAATACAAATTGCGCCATCTGATTAAAGAGCAGGCTGCAGAAATGGGAACCACCTTCCTGGTTTCCGGGCACACACTTGATAACATTATTGATGTTTGCTCGAGGCTGGTTATTCTTGAAAAAGGAAAAATTGTAAAAGACGTACCAAAAACGGAAACAACGCTCAGCGAAATTGAAGATTTCTTTGCCGGGGTGAAAGAAGAAGTTGGAGTTGAGCTATAA
- a CDS encoding gliding motility-associated C-terminal domain-containing protein: MWRTNSIFIFLLINLLTIESHATEIWREDFSAPNIGVWGDADGSTIHIDTSSAMNWHIKFDNCIFTAENDYLKTVSTSGGRFEALDCDGEAVWISEWISIRNYSTINCELTAKETGSGKNPASKYLKAFYQLNENEKVQFETNGINQGDWEESVVRESQLNGDSLRIIVYLNSSYANDKVILDDIRVWSDQTETIDENQLAKAGDILINEVLFNPYPNGVDFVELFNKSQKSIRLDHLSLANRDEDQSLKQLIALSESPILLFKPQTYLVLCKDQDKIRSFYDTNCSLCFLEMNNMPAFNNDDGHVVLLNDLLEVIDEMHYAERMHHPLLIDKEGVSLERISLTESGLNPANWNSGTAENHFATPGFKNSIADSENISEDLVELKPKIFSPNDDGYNDMLHISYQFRRTDYIANLTIFNSTGQAIRDLVKNEPAGSRGEWTWEGQQNDGNKSHIGVYILLVELHSPSGDVKQYKKVCTLTGRLE; this comes from the coding sequence ATGTGGCGTACAAATAGCATTTTTATTTTTCTGCTTATAAATTTATTAACAATTGAAAGTCACGCAACTGAGATTTGGAGGGAAGATTTTTCAGCTCCAAATATAGGCGTTTGGGGTGATGCTGACGGTTCAACCATTCATATTGACACTTCTTCAGCAATGAACTGGCACATCAAATTTGACAACTGCATCTTTACTGCAGAAAACGACTATCTAAAAACCGTTTCAACTTCTGGTGGTCGTTTTGAAGCATTAGATTGCGATGGAGAAGCGGTCTGGATTTCAGAATGGATTTCAATTCGGAACTATTCAACGATTAATTGCGAGTTAACTGCCAAAGAAACTGGCAGCGGAAAAAATCCGGCCAGCAAGTACCTGAAAGCTTTCTATCAGCTGAATGAGAATGAAAAAGTGCAGTTTGAAACGAATGGTATCAACCAAGGGGATTGGGAAGAATCTGTAGTCAGGGAATCGCAACTAAACGGCGACTCCCTCCGGATTATCGTGTACCTAAACAGCAGTTATGCGAATGACAAAGTTATTTTGGATGACATCCGGGTTTGGAGCGATCAGACTGAAACGATTGATGAAAACCAACTGGCTAAAGCTGGAGATATTTTAATTAATGAGGTACTTTTTAACCCTTATCCCAACGGTGTCGATTTTGTTGAACTATTCAATAAGTCCCAAAAGTCAATCAGGCTTGATCATTTGTCTTTGGCCAACCGAGATGAAGATCAATCTCTAAAACAGCTTATTGCTTTGTCCGAATCGCCAATCCTCCTGTTTAAACCCCAAACCTACCTTGTACTGTGCAAAGATCAAGATAAAATACGGAGCTTTTACGACACCAATTGTTCGTTATGTTTTCTCGAAATGAATAATATGCCGGCGTTTAACAATGATGATGGACATGTCGTCTTACTCAATGATTTATTAGAAGTCATTGATGAAATGCACTACGCTGAACGTATGCATCACCCTCTTTTAATCGATAAAGAAGGTGTTTCGCTCGAACGAATTTCACTTACTGAATCAGGCTTGAATCCCGCCAACTGGAACTCGGGCACCGCTGAAAACCATTTTGCAACTCCCGGCTTTAAGAATTCAATAGCCGATTCGGAAAACATCTCAGAAGATCTGGTGGAACTCAAGCCTAAAATTTTTTCACCAAACGACGATGGTTATAATGACATGCTTCACATCAGTTATCAGTTTCGCAGGACGGACTACATTGCCAACCTAACAATATTTAACTCGACAGGTCAGGCCATTCGTGATCTAGTGAAAAATGAACCAGCCGGTAGTCGCGGCGAATGGACTTGGGAAGGACAGCAAAACGATGGAAACAAAAGTCATATTGGCGTCTATATTTTATTGGTCGAACTACATTCGCCCAGTGGTGACGTCAAGCAATATAAAAAAGTTTGTACCTTGACTGGCCGACTGGAATGA
- the tpx gene encoding thiol peroxidase produces MKETTGKITFKGNPLTLLGEPIKVGDKAPDFTVVGSDLSPVKLSDYDGKVRVLALYPSIDTGVCQAQNRKFNDEASNLGDAVILSISCDLPFAQNRFCAAEGLDKVITVSDHKDVDFGTKYGYLIKELRLLTRGTIVIDKDGVVKYAEIVPEVTDEPDYESAIKVIKELI; encoded by the coding sequence ATGAAAGAAACAACCGGAAAAATTACCTTTAAAGGAAACCCATTAACATTATTAGGCGAACCAATAAAAGTGGGAGATAAGGCTCCTGATTTTACAGTAGTTGGATCAGACTTAAGCCCCGTAAAATTATCAGACTATGATGGCAAAGTGCGTGTCTTGGCACTTTATCCATCTATTGACACAGGTGTTTGTCAGGCGCAAAATCGCAAGTTTAATGACGAGGCCTCTAACTTAGGCGATGCCGTTATTTTATCGATTTCATGTGATTTGCCCTTTGCTCAAAATCGCTTTTGTGCCGCCGAAGGGCTAGATAAAGTGATCACAGTATCGGATCATAAAGATGTTGATTTTGGAACAAAATATGGCTACCTCATTAAAGAGTTGCGTTTGCTTACCCGGGGTACAATTGTAATTGACAAAGATGGCGTAGTAAAATATGCTGAAATTGTTCCTGAAGTAACGGATGAGCCCGATTACGAAAGCGCAATAAAAGTGATTAAGGAATTGATCTAG
- a CDS encoding DUF5687 family protein, giving the protein MKRSLHYFAWREVTRSSAFGKSLATTIMLGFLALYFSANFLILGFFLPNIIGEEFPDANPVSIFNSYLLVYFAFDLLFRQILQNLPTISFKPFIILNVKRSQVARYLLLRSAIHFFNFLPFFLLIPVTFSLIAANYPLANTLAWFMGIVLMIFTNHFLTTYLKWWINESGYGFYIFIGLFVSLYAINFFGVADLTGMFGHFFDSILVNPLLTAALLIPLVVFIALNFNYLKKNLYLNLVAKKQKDNNIRDFSWMNRLGDYGKFISLEVRMIWRNKRPRTQFMMTILFLFYGLLIYKDSGNGIPDFIFILGGLLMVSMFSISLGQFFPAWHSGYFSMLMTQNFKMKQFLQSFYYMNVVVSFVYYLLTLPYVLLDSRIIYYHSAMLLYHIGINMNLIFLFGKNSKRALDLSGSSMFNYQGMGASQWLISFPLILGPVIIYVLSKLVLGANGALILLGGLGIVGILAQPQLFNYFTRAYLKQKHRLIKDYKNS; this is encoded by the coding sequence ATGAAACGCAGCCTTCATTACTTCGCGTGGAGAGAAGTCACCCGATCTTCCGCATTTGGGAAAAGTCTGGCAACCACGATTATGCTCGGCTTCTTAGCCCTCTATTTTTCAGCCAACTTTCTGATACTCGGTTTTTTTTTACCGAACATAATTGGAGAAGAATTCCCTGATGCTAATCCGGTAAGCATTTTCAACAGTTATTTGCTGGTTTATTTTGCTTTTGACCTGCTTTTCCGGCAGATCTTACAAAATTTACCAACCATTAGCTTCAAGCCATTTATTATTCTGAATGTGAAAAGAAGCCAAGTTGCCCGTTACCTGCTGTTGCGATCAGCCATTCACTTTTTCAACTTCCTCCCCTTCTTTTTATTAATCCCCGTAACGTTTTCTCTTATAGCAGCCAACTATCCACTTGCGAATACATTGGCTTGGTTTATGGGAATAGTGCTAATGATTTTCACGAACCACTTCTTAACAACCTATCTGAAATGGTGGATTAATGAAAGTGGCTATGGCTTTTACATTTTTATTGGTTTGTTTGTAAGCTTGTATGCGATCAATTTCTTTGGAGTGGCAGATTTAACCGGAATGTTTGGTCATTTTTTCGATTCAATTTTGGTTAATCCGTTACTTACAGCTGCATTGCTCATTCCACTTGTTGTATTTATTGCCCTCAATTTCAATTACCTGAAGAAAAACCTTTACCTCAATCTAGTTGCTAAAAAGCAGAAAGACAACAATATTCGTGATTTTTCGTGGATGAATCGGTTGGGAGACTATGGAAAATTTATTTCTCTGGAAGTACGCATGATTTGGCGAAACAAACGCCCGCGTACCCAATTTATGATGACCATTCTTTTTCTATTTTATGGTTTGTTGATTTACAAAGACTCTGGAAACGGCATTCCCGATTTCATTTTTATCCTGGGAGGCTTGCTCATGGTTTCAATGTTCTCCATCTCGCTGGGGCAATTTTTCCCGGCATGGCACAGTGGCTATTTCTCGATGCTGATGACCCAGAACTTTAAAATGAAGCAATTTCTGCAGTCATTTTATTACATGAATGTGGTGGTTTCCTTTGTGTATTATTTACTGACCCTTCCCTACGTGCTTCTCGACTCTCGAATCATTTATTATCATTCAGCCATGCTGCTTTACCACATCGGCATTAATATGAACCTGATATTTTTGTTCGGAAAAAACAGCAAACGTGCACTTGATTTAAGTGGATCATCCATGTTTAACTACCAGGGGATGGGAGCATCGCAGTGGTTGATCTCTTTCCCGTTGATCCTTGGTCCGGTTATCATCTATGTTTTATCGAAATTGGTACTTGGTGCCAACGGCGCATTAATTCTTTTAGGAGGGCTGGGCATTGTAGGTATTTTAGCTCAACCTCAACTATTTAATTACTTTACAAGAGCTTACTTAAAACAGAAACATCGTTTAATTAAAGACTATAAAAATTCCTGA